The sequence AGGTTGACGTGGGTGCTGCCGTTGAGTTTGGGCACAGGACGCATCATAGGCGCTTGAGTCGTATCTTGGGTGTAGCGTGTTGTCATTAGGAACGGTAGCGTGTCCTCACCTGGCAGCGTGGCCGCCGGTACCGGCCGGAACGGATGTGAGGAACCGGGCATGCATCTGAACGTGTTCACCCAGTGCTCTCCGGCACCCCAGTTCAAGGGCATGTGGAGGGTCCCGGGCGACCGGACGGCGACCGGATACCGTTCGCTGGAGTACTGGACAGCGCGGGCCCGGCAGCTGGAAGCGGCCTGCGTCGACGCGCTCTTCTTCGCGGACATCCACGGCGTCTACGACGTGTACCGAGGGTCCTGGGCCCCGGCGGTACGGCACGCGGTGCAGATTCCCTCGATCGACCCGGCTCTGCTCCTGCCCGCGCTCGCAGCCACCACGCGGCACCTCGGCTTCGCAGTTACCTACTCCACCACCTACCACCCCCCGTTCGAGTGCGCCCGGCTCTTTTCCTCGCTGGACCACCTGACCGGCGGCCGGGTCGGTTGGAACATCGTCACCTCCTACCTGCGCTCGGCCACCGCCAACGGCCTCGGCGACTACCTGGACCACGACGAGCGCTACGACCGCGCCGACGAGTACGTGCGGGTGACCCGGGCCCTCTGGGAGGAAAGCTGGGATGCCGATGCGGTGGTGCGGGACGCCGGGCGCGACACCTTCACCGACCCGACCCGGGTCCACGAGATCGACCATCACGGCCGGTGGTTCTCGGTACGTGGTCCGCACCAGTGCGAACCGTCACCCCAACGCACCCCGGTGCTCTACCAGGCCGGCTCGTCGCCGCGAGGGATCGAGTTCGCCGCCCGGCACGCCGAGGTGGTCTTCCTGACCCTGGCCGATCCCACCACGGGCGCCGAGCCGGTGGCCGACCTGCGCGCCACCGCCGCCCGGCACGGCCGGGACCCACGCGCGGTGAAGGCGTTGCAGGGAACCATGGTGATGGTCGGCCGGGATCGCGCGGAGGCGAAGGCTCGGGCCGAGGCGTACAACACGCTCTGGAGCAGCGAGGGGCAGCTGGCCAAGTGGTGCGGCTGGATGGACATCGACCTCTCCGCCTTCCCCGACGACACCCCGGTCGACGAGATCCGCAGCCAGGCCAGCCATTCTTTCCTCGGCTTCCTTCGCAGGCTGACCCCGGACCGCACCTGGACGGTGGGCGACGTGAAGTACCTCGTCTCCCGACCCCGTCGGCCCCGGGTCGATGCCCCGGTGACCCTGTTCGGCACTCCTGAGCAGGTCGCCGACCGGATGGAACAGTGGCTCGAGGTCGCCGACGTGGACGGGTTCAACCTCATCCCGTGCCCCCCGTCGGGCGGGGTGGACGACATCTGCGACCTGCTGATCCCC comes from Salinispora tropica CNB-440 and encodes:
- a CDS encoding LLM class flavin-dependent oxidoreductase, which codes for MHLNVFTQCSPAPQFKGMWRVPGDRTATGYRSLEYWTARARQLEAACVDALFFADIHGVYDVYRGSWAPAVRHAVQIPSIDPALLLPALAATTRHLGFAVTYSTTYHPPFECARLFSSLDHLTGGRVGWNIVTSYLRSATANGLGDYLDHDERYDRADEYVRVTRALWEESWDADAVVRDAGRDTFTDPTRVHEIDHHGRWFSVRGPHQCEPSPQRTPVLYQAGSSPRGIEFAARHAEVVFLTLADPTTGAEPVADLRATAARHGRDPRAVKALQGTMVMVGRDRAEAKARAEAYNTLWSSEGQLAKWCGWMDIDLSAFPDDTPVDEIRSQASHSFLGFLRRLTPDRTWTVGDVKYLVSRPRRPRVDAPVTLFGTPEQVADRMEQWLEVADVDGFNLIPCPPSGGVDDICDLLIPELQRRGLFRTAYDPLESTLRERYFGPGNRTYSDPARAGAIREG